A single window of Coffea eugenioides isolate CCC68of chromosome 7, Ceug_1.0, whole genome shotgun sequence DNA harbors:
- the LOC113777739 gene encoding uncharacterized protein LOC113777739 — MDYRKEKNTPWLSVPQFGDWDQKGVMPDYSMDFSKIRENRKQNKRDPSRASLGNEEELVSSATSNSIASHSDDHHHFHQNNSPTGRRSIFSYFNCCVRA, encoded by the exons ATGGATTATCGCAAGGAG AAAAATACACCATGGCTATCTGTGCCACAATTTGGAGACTGGGACCAGAAGGGTGTCATGCCTGATTACTCTatggatttttcaaaaattagagaaaatagAAAGCAGAACAAGAGGGATCCATCAAGGGCCAGTCTTGGTAATGAAGAAGAGCTTGTATCCTCAGCCACCAGCAATTCCATTGCTAGCCATAGCGATGACCACCACCATTTCCATCAGAACAATTCTCCAACT GGAAGGAGGAGCATCTTCAGCTACTTCAACTGCTGTGTCAGAGCCTGA